In one Liolophura sinensis isolate JHLJ2023 chromosome 11, CUHK_Ljap_v2, whole genome shotgun sequence genomic region, the following are encoded:
- the LOC135478196 gene encoding uncharacterized protein LOC135478196 has translation MCPIVDCAFPGFCAISKPSYFQINGMNCTGCPVCSNQILGKRSVIPIDLGHLIQCPLVDCAFKAGCTAITHSTFQWNGRQCQGCPICEEKLSPREVLPGNLVLRRVCCDRLDNIPFGIF, from the exons ATGTGCCCAATTGTGGACTGCGCATTTCCGGGATTCTGTGCCATTTCCAAGCCGTCATATTTCCAGATCAACGGGATGAACTGTACGGGCTGCCCTGTGTGTAGCAATCAGATCCTGGGGAAAA GAAGTGTCATACCAATAGACCTG GGTCACCTGATCCAATGCCCCTTGGTGGACTGCGCCTTCAAGGCTGGCTGTACAGCTATTACACATTCGACCTTCCAATGGAATGGACGCCAATGTCAAGGATGTCCGATCTGCGAGGAAAAGTTGTCCCCAC GTGAGGTTTTGCCCGGAAATCTG GTGTTGCGGCGGGTGTGTTGTGATAGATTAGATAATATCCCTTTTGgtattttttga
- the LOC135478195 gene encoding beta-1,3-galactosyltransferase 9-like, which yields MAKRGLTPGGNMARALAGVLLFFIFIVGMCMVLTDFENAQEYTQVQEGRAKDELMTDYAQVTDKIISNNAEENGRNDTSSDQDSSAVFAEPDLSVCVDKHVYLLLLVFSPPENSGIRQAIRKSWGNQTNTDHSYLTVFVVSSASVTEESSLHKEITEKKDVLLGNFPDSPQQTTEKFVLALKWLARIEHKCRPWFILKSVDGIFHNIRLLMKKLEKSIQQPYNVYRGKMVRNDKPNRNRKHPNHVPVAKYPKERFPDLIQGPLYLFSFDVILRLNAAVRKVHRIAMEDVYVGLLAEKAGILPYNDDSFSLMKKTSNECINVKLLFVYDVSPNDHNKLFHLVKEEQALHRCQTLVEKEGL from the coding sequence ATGGCAAAGCGAGGTTTGACTCCAGGTGGAAACATGGCTCGAGCTTTAGCAGGGGTGTTGCTTTTTTTCATCTTCATTGTCGGAATGTGCATGGTTTTAACTGACTTTGAAAATGCCCAAGAGTATACTCAGGTTCAGGAAGGCCGGGCCAAAGACGAACTGATGACGGACTACGCGCAAGTCACCGATAAGATAATCAGCAACAACGCGGAAGAGAATGGAAGGAACGACACTAGTTCAGACCAAGATTCGTCAGCTGTCTTTGCAGAGCCTGATCTAAGTGTTTGTGTGGACAAACATGTCTACCTGctactgttggtgttttctcCTCCGGAAAACTCTGGTATCCGGCAGGCGATCAGGAAATCATGGGGCAATCAGACAAATACTGACCACAGCTACCTGACCGTATTCGTGGTAAGTTCTGCCAGCGTGACAGAAGAGTCCTCATTACACAAAGAAATCACAGAGAAGAAAGACGTGCTCCTGGGAAACTTCCCCGATTCCCCGCAACAAACAACAGAGAAGTTCGTCCTGGCTTTGAAATGGCTTGCGCGCATCGAACATAAATGTCGCCCGTGGTTTATTCTGAAATCAGTGGATGGGATTTTTCACAACATCCGACTCTTGATGAAAAAGCTGGAAAAATCCATTCAGCAACCGTACAACGTTTACCGCGGGAAAATGGTGCGCAATGATAAACCCAACAGGAACCGGAAACACCCAAATCACGTGCCGGTTGCCAAGTACCCCAAGGAAAGGTTTCCCGATCTCATTCAGGGGCCCCTCTATCTGTTCTCGTTTGACGTCATCTTGAGGTTAAACGCTGCCGTACGCAAGGTTCACCGGATTGCCATGGAGGATGTCTACGTCGGTTTGTTAGCCGAAAAAGCAGGAATCCTGCCGTACAACGACGATAGTTTCAGCCTCATGAAAAAGACTTCAAACGAATGTATAAATGTGAAACTGTTGTTTGTTTATGACGTCTCTCCTAATGACCACAATAAACTGTTTCATTTAGTTAAAGAGGAACAGGCTCTTCACCGCTGCCAAACTTTGGTAGAGAAAGAAGGCCTTTAA